In Pseudomonas saudiphocaensis, one DNA window encodes the following:
- a CDS encoding replication-associated recombination protein A, with the protein MDLFSREPVAQPLAARLRATSLDEYVGQEHLLARGKPLREALEQGALHSMVFWGPPGVGKTTLARLLAKVSDAHFETVSAVLAGVKEIRHAVEVAKQQAAQYGRRTILFVDEVHRFNKSQQDAFLPYVEDGTLIFIGATTENPSFELNNALLSRARVYVLKSLDEAALRKLVHRALNEPRGLADLRLTLPEESFQMLLAAADGDGRRLLNLLENASDLAEEGGEIGVELLQDLLGDGRRRFDKGGEAFYDQISALHKSVRGSNPDAALYWFTRMLDGGCDPLYIARRVVRMASEEVGNADPRALTLCLNAWDVQERLGSPEGELAVAQAIVYLACAPKSNAVYSAFNAAKRDVSENGSHEVPLHLRNAPTKLMKELGYGNQYRYAHDEPDAYAAGEDYFPEAMTPRQYYHPVPRGLEGKIRDKLEHLARLDRESPIRRRKE; encoded by the coding sequence ATGGACCTGTTCAGTCGCGAACCCGTTGCTCAACCGCTAGCTGCCCGTCTGCGCGCCACCAGCCTGGATGAGTATGTTGGGCAGGAACACCTGCTGGCGCGCGGCAAGCCGCTACGCGAAGCGCTGGAGCAGGGCGCGCTGCACTCGATGGTGTTCTGGGGCCCGCCGGGCGTGGGCAAGACCACCCTGGCACGGCTGCTGGCCAAGGTTTCCGATGCCCACTTCGAAACGGTTTCGGCAGTGCTGGCCGGGGTCAAGGAAATTCGCCACGCCGTGGAAGTCGCCAAGCAACAGGCGGCCCAGTACGGCAGACGCACCATTCTTTTCGTTGATGAGGTGCACCGCTTCAACAAGTCCCAGCAGGATGCGTTTCTCCCCTATGTGGAGGACGGCACGCTGATCTTCATCGGCGCGACCACCGAAAACCCTTCCTTTGAACTCAACAATGCACTGCTTTCCCGGGCGCGCGTCTACGTGCTGAAAAGTCTCGATGAAGCGGCGCTGCGCAAGCTGGTCCACCGTGCGTTGAATGAGCCGCGCGGGCTGGCCGATCTGCGGCTGACTTTGCCTGAAGAAAGCTTTCAGATGCTGCTGGCTGCCGCCGATGGTGATGGTCGGCGCCTGCTGAACCTGTTGGAAAATGCGTCTGATCTGGCTGAAGAGGGCGGCGAGATTGGGGTCGAGCTGCTGCAGGATCTGCTGGGCGACGGTCGCCGACGGTTCGACAAGGGCGGTGAGGCCTTCTACGACCAGATATCGGCCCTACACAAATCCGTTCGCGGCTCCAATCCCGATGCTGCGCTTTATTGGTTCACGCGGATGCTCGATGGCGGCTGCGACCCGCTGTATATCGCCCGGCGAGTGGTACGTATGGCGAGCGAGGAGGTGGGTAACGCCGATCCTCGTGCTTTGACGCTCTGCCTCAATGCCTGGGATGTTCAGGAGCGTCTGGGCAGCCCCGAAGGTGAGCTGGCGGTTGCTCAGGCCATCGTCTATCTGGCCTGCGCGCCAAAAAGCAACGCTGTCTACAGCGCCTTCAATGCCGCCAAGCGTGATGTGAGCGAGAACGGCTCCCATGAGGTGCCGCTGCATCTGCGCAACGCCCCGACGAAACTGATGAAAGAGCTGGGCTACGGTAACCAGTACCGCTACGCCCATGATGAACCCGATGCCTACGCCGCTGGCGAGGATTACTTCCCCGAGGCCATGACGCCGCGCCAGTACTATCATCCCGTGCCACGAGGCCTGGAAGGCAAGATTCGCGACAAGCTCGAACACCTGGCCCGACTCGATCGCGAGAGCCCGATCCGACGGAGAAAGGAATGA